DNA from Microbacterium sp. W4I20:
ACTCTTCACATGTCCTTCGATGAGTTCCGCAGCCTGGTGGCGCGGCATGCCCCGGGTGGTATCAGCACAACGCCGATCCCCGGTGTGCTCGTGTCGCGAATGGATGACGGCGGGCCGCAGGATGAGTCGACCACAGGCACCGTACTGGCGGTCGTCGCACAAGGCACAAAGCGGCTCTCCGTCGGCGGGACAGTTCACGACTATGGCGCCGGTCAATACCTGGTCGCGTCCGTGGATCTTCCTGTCTCCGGCCATTTCACCGACGCCACCCCCGAGAACCCTGCCCTGGGTTTCGGTCTGGAACTCCGACCCGAGGTCATCGCAGAGTTGATGCTGACCGTCGCCGCCTCGGAGTTCCCACGCCCGGCTCGTGGCGAGTCCTCCCCGCCGGCGATTGCGGTCGGGGACGTGTCCGCGCGCCTCCTCGACGCCACCATCCGTATGCTGCGGCTGCTCGACCACCCCCGCGACATTCCGGTGCTCGCGCCGATGATCGAACGGGAGATCCTGTGGCTGATCATGTCGGGCGATCAGGGCGCGACCGTGCG
Protein-coding regions in this window:
- a CDS encoding AraC family transcriptional regulator, producing the protein MSFDEFRSLVARHAPGGISTTPIPGVLVSRMDDGGPQDESTTGTVLAVVAQGTKRLSVGGTVHDYGAGQYLVASVDLPVSGHFTDATPENPALGFGLELRPEVIAELMLTVAASEFPRPARGESSPPAIAVGDVSARLLDATIRMLRLLDHPRDIPVLAPMIEREILWLIMSGDQGATVRQLGLADSTLSRVRHVVRWMREHFAESLRVDDLAELARMSPSAFHRAFHAVTSMSPIQYQKSIRLQEARLRLIANPGDIGATAYAVGYESPSQFSREYRREFGASPSEDAAALRAAGT